CTTTTACATCATCCTTGAATCTCTTGAGTGAGGAAATCTCGCCCGTGAAGATTACAAGTCCGTCTCTGATTACACGGATTCTGTCGTTTCGGGTAATTTTACCTTCGATGACATAGCAACCGGCAACAGTTCCGATTTTCGGCACTTTGAATGTATCCCTTACTTCCACTGAGGAGGTAATTTCTTCGGAAAGTATAGGTGAGAGCATTCCTTCGAGCGCCTGTTTCACTTCGTTGATGGCGTCATAGATGATGTTATAAATTCTTATATCGACTTTTTGTGTCTCTGCAAGTTTTCTTGCGTTCATGTGCGGTCTCACATGGAAACCGATAATGATGGCATTTGAAGCATTTGCAAGCAGAACATCGCTTTCAGAGATGGCACCGACACCTTTATGGATAACTCTTACTTTCACTTCCTCTGTGGAAAGCTTCATAAGCGAATCGGAAACAGCTTCTACTGAACCATCCACATCACCTTTTACGATGATCGGGAGTTCACTGACACCACCGATTGAAATCTGTCTCGAGATTTCATCAAGTGTGATATGATGAACCTGTTTGCTGTCGAGTTCTCTCTTCAACTGCTGTCTTCTTACTGCGATCTCACGGGCAGTTCTTTCAGTATCCACAACGATAAACTGATCACCTGCCTGTGGAGCACCTTCAAACCCGAGTACAAGTACGGGTGACGAAGGTGGTGCTTCGTTCATTTTTTTGTTTCTCTCATCGAACATCGCTCTTACACGACCGTGCTGGTTACCGCAGACAAAGATATCTCCCTGTCTCAAGGTTCCTTTCTGAATCAGAACTGTTGCGGTGACTCCACGACCCTTGTCGAGCTGTGACTCGATAACAACACCTCTTGCCTCACGGTTTGGATTGGCCTTAAGGTCGAGTACCTCTGCTTCGAGGAGCACTTTTTCAAGAAGTGCATCGATATGTAAACCTTGTTTTGCGGAAATTTCAACACTTTGATATCTTCCGCCCCATTCCTCGACAAGTACATTACGGTCAGCAAGCTGTTGCTTTATCTTTTCAATATTTGCACCCGGCTTGTCAATTTTGTTGATGGCAACAATGATTGGAACATTTGCTGCCTGAGCATGTGAAATTGCTTCCACCGTCTGGGGCATCACCGCATCATCTGCGGCAACAATCAGGATTACAATGTCAGTTACCTGAGCTCCACGGGCACGCATTGCGGTAAACGCTTCGTGGCCGGGTGTATCCAGAAATGTAATATACTGGCCTTCGTTTACTTCAACTTTGTAGGCACCGATGTGCTGGGTGATACCACCCGACTCGCCGGCAACCACATTTGAGCTTCTTATATAATCGAGAAGTGAGGTTTTACCGTGATCCACATGTCCCATGATTGTTACCACAGGGGATCTTGGTTCAAGTTCATCTTCGCTGTCTCCGATATCCTCGAGGACATCGTTTGTGTATTCCTGCTCCACTTCAACTTCGAATCCAAACTCATCGGCAACAAGTGTGATGGTGTCAAGCTCAATCCTCTGATTTATCGAAACCATAAGACCGAGTGCGATACATTTTGAAATGACCTCACCGACACTTACACCCATAACATTTGCAAGTTCAGAGACAGACATAAACTGATTTACTCTGATAATTTGTTCATCTATCCTGCGCTGCTCATCGAGTCTTTCCTGTGCTTCCATTCTCTCTTTGCGTTTTCTTTTTCGCATCGAGGCTCTGTTCGAAATAACAGAGTCTTCTGTGGTAAGCATGGTTTTTCTGATCGATTCCAGAACTTCTTTCTGATCGATCTCTAATTTTTTAACTTTGGCTTTTTTCTTAACCGTTTCGGTTTCTTCTATAACCTGTTCCCTCTTTTTCGATTTGTTTTTCTTTTTCTTTTTAGCTTTTTTCTTTTCAGCATCCTCTGATGACTCAACGGCCGGTTTTTCTTCGGCTGTTCTTATGATCGATTCGGGCTTTGGTTCTTCCTTCTTCGGTTTGGGTGCCTCGCTCTCGAATCTTCCGAGAATCTTGAGACCCATCTGCTTTCCGGTACGGGGATCGAAACTGTATTTTCTGGGTGCGACTCCCTTGTCTTCGGCCGGTTTTTCGGGTGCCTGTTCTGTTTCTGCAGGCTCATCGGGTTTTATTAAAGCTTCTATTTCAGGAGATACCCGTTCTTCAACGACTGCTTCCTCAGCAGGTTTCACCTGAACAGGTTCACTTGCAACTGCCGGAGGTGCAACCGGTGCTTTCTCCTCCTCCTTCACTTCCACTTCCTGCGCAACAGGTGCTGCGGGAGCCGGTGTCACAGATTCAACCACGACAGGTTCGGAGACCACGACTTCCTCTTTCACAGGAGGCACTTCGACTGTTTCTGTTTTGGCAACTTCCTCAACAGGAGCAGGCGCCTCTTCTTTTACTGGAGGTTTATCGCTTACACCGGAGAGTTTTCTGTTGAACTCTTCCAGTTTTGTGTAATGTTTTTCAGCCCGTTCAATGTCTTTTTTAAACTGCACCTTCACATCCTCGAGCATCACGGGAGTCAGAGGAGTGTTGATGGTCTTTACATCGTATCCTTTTTTCTTGAGATACTCAACAATAGCCTGTGCAGATACATTGAACTGCGACGCAAAATTGTGAATTCTAATCTTTTGCTCTTTTGGTTCAGACATCTATCTGTGATCCTATCTTTCTAATCCTGCATTCTGTTTTTGAGGATGTCCAAAATTCTGTCAACTTGTTCCTCATCATCCTCAAAAATCTCAAGCAGTTTTTCTTTTCCGGCTTTTATTGCATCTTTTACAGTGTCAAGCCGGTTGTTTATAAGAGTTTCGTAAACTTCGGCACCAAGCTCACGCTTGCACTCGATAAGTTCCACTCCATCTTCATAATCTTCAATGTCTTTTTCAATCCGGTGGAAGTCGATGTTGTATCCGGTAACCTGCATTGCAAGCCTGATATTCACTCCATTTCTTCCAACTATCATCGCTGCCTGTGATGCTTCAGCAAAAATTACAGCGTTCTTATTAACTTCGTCGAGCTCAATCGATTTTAATTTTCCGGGAGCAAGTGCTCTCTGGATCATGATAACCGGATCATCGGAATATGCGAAAACATCGATATTCTCGCCGGCGAGCTCTTTGATAATCGAATGAATTCTTACACCTTTCATACCAACACACGCACCCACAGGGTCAACGCGCTTGTCCATCGATTCAACAGCTACTTTAGCTCTCTCACCGGCCTGACGGGCGATTTTTCTTAATTCTATAATTCCATCATAAACTTCAGGTACTTCAAGCTCGATAAGTCTTCTGAGGAGTTCGGTATCGGCACGGGAAATGATAATTTCAGGTCCGCTCTTCCCTCTTCTGACTTCCTTCACAATCGCTCTGATTGTGTTGCCTTTGTAATATCTCTCGTGAGGAATCTGTTCCTCGCGGGGGAGCATAAGTTCATTTTTGTTGTGGTTTACGAGAACATCATTCTTACGGATTTGATAAATATCGCCGATAACGATCTCTCCCACGAGTCTCTTGTACTCGTTAAGGATGATTTCCTTCTCGATTTCACGAATCCTTTGGTTAAGATTCTGCTTCGCCAGATTTATGAGTCTGCGCCCGAAGGTTGCAAGCTTTAACTGCTCCACATACTCATCACCTACATCAAGCTCATCCTCGTTACCAAGTCTGTTCACTTCTTCGAGACTGATCTGTTTTTCAGGATTCTCAACTTCTTCGACTATTTCTCTGACAAGAAATATTTCGATGTCGCCTCTGTCCATGTTAACGACTACGGAGTAGTTTGCTTCTTCACCATATTTTTTTCGAACAAGCAACCCGAAGATATCTTCAATTATTCCATGAAGTACATCCTTGTCCACTCCTTTTTCTCTCACCATCGCCGCAAACGATTCAACTATGTCTGCGTTCATTTCTCTTCCTCCACTAAAAACTTACTTTAACCTTGGCACTCAGAATATTCTGAAAACCAATAATTCGTGATTCTTTGTTTAATTCAAATGTTAAAAGGTCATCTTCAACCTGAAGCAGTTTTCCTTTTATTTTCTTTTTCTCTTCACCTTCCGAGTATGTTACCTCGAATTCCCTGCCGATATGCTTTGTATACTGTTTCAAATGTATCAGTGGTCTGTTGACCCCCGGTGATGAAACATCAAACCTGACAGGTCCCTCAAAAAGGTCTTCCTCGTCGATTATCTTGCTGATATCACGGCTGACGGCCGCACAAATGTCAGCAGTCACGCCCTCTTCCCCGTCGATATACAATTCAACAACTTTTACCTTGCCTTCACCCTTCATAACAAAATCTATGAACAGCATCCCGTGCTCTTCAACCGTCTGAAGGCATATCTCTTTTATTCTGTTGGTTGCGTCAATCATAATTGCTTTCTAAAAAAAAACGCCCTGTGTCCGTAGGGCGAATAATCAGATTACAAATATAGCAATTTTCAAGGATTTTAACAAATATACTATCTTTCTACATCATTAATTTTCACAGGCTAAACGGCATTTCACTCAATGTATGTCATTTTAGAAAAAACTGTACTGTAATGATATCTAAAATCATATTTCTGTTGGTTTTGTGACAATTATTAATTATTATTGTTGGTCACTTTCTTATCTACACAGGACAAAAACATGAAGTTCCGTGACTTTAAAATCGGCGCCCGCCTGGCAACCGGATTCGGCATAGTAGTATTTCTGATCCTCTGTTCTCTCGTTGTTTCCATTTACAACATTAATACCCTTTCGGAGCAGACAACCCTTCTCTACAGACACCCTTTTACCGTTACAAATACAATCAAAATGGTAGATATTGAATCCGAGAGAATGCGAAGAATCCTGAATAAACTAATAATCTTTCCGGAAAGTCATGATTCTCTCATTGCGGAAATTGATTCATCCAATCACCGTATTCTTTCTTATTTCCCGGTCTTGAGGGAGCGGTTTCTCGGTGACAAACAGGATATCGATGACCTCGAATTCGCTTATTCAAAGGTGGAGAAGAGCTATCAGGCAGTGATTGATGCCCTGGAAGAGGGAAAGGTGGAAAAGGCAAAATCAATTCTTGTTACCAGTGAAGTTGTGGTAATAAAATTTGAACATGAATTAACGGATGTACTGAACTTCGCAAACAACAAAGCCAATTCATTCTACGAAAATTCACAGGTCGTGGAAGCAGATACTAAAATTTTAACTTACTTTTTCCTCCTTGTTCTAATGCTGACCAGCGGTCTTACCGGGTACCTGATAACAAGAGGAATTCGTAAACCGGTTGATTTGATAAGTAAAAAGGTAAAACTGATTGAAGCGGGAGAGTTCTACTCCAAAATCGACTACGATTCAAAGGACGAGCTGGGAGCTCTCGCAAAGACAATTAATCAGGTGTCTGACTCACTTGGTGACTACACTGCCAAAGCTGAAATTCAGAACTGGCAAAAGTCGGGAATTAACAGTCTCAATGAAACTTTAAGAGGTGAACCAAAAGTTTCCGAACTTGCCGACAGGGCATCTGCATTTCTGTGCGAATACACCGGTGCATTTATCTGTGCTTTCTATGTGACTGACAGCGATGAGGAATACCTTACGCTGGCAGGAGGTTTCGCTGTCAGCGATGTCGAACGGGCTAATAATACGGTTAAATTCAAAGAAGGTCTCACCGGCGAATGTGCCGCTTCACGCCGCCATCTTCATGTCAGGAATGTTAAAGACAGCCATTTCTTTATCTCATCTGCCACGGGAAAATCGCTGCCGAGTGAAATTTTCCTCTTCCCCCTTGTTTATGCAGAAAAACTTTACGGCATAGTCGAACTTGGGAAATATGGAATATTTTCCACCCGGGAGATCGAGTTCCTGTTAAGTACTTCTGCCATTATAGGAGCCGCTGTCAATTCCTCCAAATCGAGAGAATCGCTGACGGATCTCCTTATGAAGACTCAACAACTCGCAGAGGAACTTCAGGTGCAACAGGAGGAATTAAGAAGCTCGAACGAGAAACTCGAAGTGCAGCAGGAAGAACTCCGTGCTGCCAATGAGGAACTAGAAGAGCAGACAACCGCCCTGAAATTTTCCGAGGAAAGACTGAAATCGCAACAGGAAGAACTCGAAGTAATAAATGAAGAACTCGAAGAGAAAAACGAATCCCTGCAGAAACAGAAAGCAGATATTCAATTAGCAAGAGAGGAACTTGAAATAAAAGCCGAGGAACTCGCTATCGCCAGTAAATACAAATCAGAATTCCTGGCAAATATGTCCCACGAACTGAGAACCCCCCTCAACAGTCTTCTTATACTGTCAAAAATGCTCGGTGACAATAAAAAGGGCAACCTCACAGAAGATGAGGTGGAATCGGCTGAAGTGATTTACAGAAGCGGTTCTGACCTCCTCAATCTCATTAATGAGATCCTCGACCTTTCAAAAATTGAAGCCGGCAAGATGGAACTCCATATTGAGAAGGTCCCGGTTGAAATTATACGAAGAAATGTTGAGTCAACTTTCAAACATTCTGCGGCTCATAAAGGACTGGAATTTGATCTCTCCATCGGCGAGCACATACCCGATTCAATCGAAACTGACAAGCAACGACTGGAACAAATTCTAAAGAACCTCATCTCGAATGCAATAAAATTCACCAAAACCGGGAAGGTCACTGTCAGAATCGACATGCCAAAGGCTTCAGATAATCTCTTCCGAAGCGGATTGAACAGAAATGAATGTGTTGCCATTACAGTTGCCGACACCGGAATCGGCATCCCGCTCGAAAAGCAAAAAGTAATATTTGAGGCATTCCAGCAGGCTGACGGTGGCACATCACGCGAGTTCGGCGGCACCGGACTTGGTCTCTCGATATCCAGAGAGCTTTCACATATCCTCGGTGGCGAAATCCAGGTCGAGAGTATTCCCGGCACCGGTTCCTCTTTCACACTCTTTCTTCCTCTTAAGTTTCCCGGACAGAATACTCCCAAAGCTGCTGCTGTGCCCGTGATTTTACCGAAGACCAAAGTACCTGAAGAAGTTGTGGTTGCCCCGGTTAAAATTGATAAACCACAAAAGATTTCAGTAACTGACGACAGAAAAGAGATCACGGAAAAAGACAAGGTCGTTTTAATTATTGAGGATGACCCCGACTTCGCTAAACTACTGTTCAAGGAATGTAAAGAGAAAAATCTTAAGGGAATAATTGCCCTCACCGGTTATGAAGGTCTGGAACTGGCACTGAGATTTCTACCCATGGCAATACTTCTCGACCTGGGTCTCCCCGATATCAATGGTATCGATATTCTGACCCGTCTGAAAGAATCCTCAAAGACCCGGCACATTCCTGTGCATATTGTAAGTGGCGCCAATACTGTAAGGGAAGCTCTGAACAAGGGAGCCATTGGATACCTCGCCAAACCGGTTGCAAAAGAAGATATCGATGATGCGATTACCCGGCTTGAAGAGTTTTCGAACAAAAAAGTAAAAGACATCCTTCTCATTGAAGATGATACAAATCTGCAAAGAAGCATCTCAAGACTTATCGGAGATTCGGATGTTAATATTTCAACGGTGGAAACAGGAGGCGAAGCGATCAAAGTGCTCGCCGATGGTCACTTTGATCTGATGATTCTCGACCTTGGATTGCCTGACATGACAGGCTTCGAGCTACTTCAGTCGTTGGAACAATTTGAAACAAATCTTCCCCCGGTAATTGTCTATACAGGAAGGGACCTCTCCAAGGAAGAAGATGCAGAACTTCGAAATTATGCCGATTCCATCATCATCAAAGGTGTTCGATCCGAGGAAAGACTCCTCGATGAAACATCTCTCTTTTTGCACAGACTTGTGAACAAAATGCCCGAAAACAAAAAGAGAATGATCCTCGATCTGCACGAAACCGACCAGCTCTTCAAAGGGAAAAAAGTATTGATTGTGGACGACGATATGAGGAATGTCTTTGCACTGTCAAAACTACTCTCCGACAAAGGCATGAATATCCTGAAGGCTGAAAATGGCAGAAAAGCTATCGAGATTATCTCCTCCGAACCGGAAATCGATCTTGTGATTATGGATATAATGATGCCCGAGATGGATGGTTACGAAACGATCAGAAGGATCAGGGCAAAGGAAGAATTCTACGATATCCCGATTATCGCAGTTACCGCAAAAGCCATGAAAAAAGATTATCAGGATTGCATCGCTGCCGGTGCAAGCGACTATCTTCCGAAACCCGTTGATATCGAAAGACTCTTTTCAATAATGAGGGTCTGGTTATACAGATAAATTTTCCGTGGAAAGCATAGATGTTCAATAAATCAGAACTGGAAAACATCGAATTAAACCTCCTTCTCGAGGCAATATACCGAAGGTATGGTTATGACTTCAGAGACTATGCACGCTCATCCCTCCTCAGAAGGGCGAAGCTGTTTATATCCCATCTCGGTCTGCAGAATATCTCGGAAGTGATTCCAAAAATTCTCCACCAGCCGGATCTTTTTTTGGATCTTGTACATCATTTTTCGATTACTGTTACCGATATGTTTCGTGACCCCTTTGTCTATTCCAAACTGATCGAGAAGGTGTTCCCCTTTTTGGAAACTCACCCGTACATTAAAATATGGCACGCAGGCTGTGCTACGGG
The Ignavibacteria bacterium DNA segment above includes these coding regions:
- the infB gene encoding translation initiation factor IF-2, giving the protein MSEPKEQKIRIHNFASQFNVSAQAIVEYLKKKGYDVKTINTPLTPVMLEDVKVQFKKDIERAEKHYTKLEEFNRKLSGVSDKPPVKEEAPAPVEEVAKTETVEVPPVKEEVVVSEPVVVESVTPAPAAPVAQEVEVKEEEKAPVAPPAVASEPVQVKPAEEAVVEERVSPEIEALIKPDEPAETEQAPEKPAEDKGVAPRKYSFDPRTGKQMGLKILGRFESEAPKPKKEEPKPESIIRTAEEKPAVESSEDAEKKKAKKKKKNKSKKREQVIEETETVKKKAKVKKLEIDQKEVLESIRKTMLTTEDSVISNRASMRKRKRKERMEAQERLDEQRRIDEQIIRVNQFMSVSELANVMGVSVGEVISKCIALGLMVSINQRIELDTITLVADEFGFEVEVEQEYTNDVLEDIGDSEDELEPRSPVVTIMGHVDHGKTSLLDYIRSSNVVAGESGGITQHIGAYKVEVNEGQYITFLDTPGHEAFTAMRARGAQVTDIVILIVAADDAVMPQTVEAISHAQAANVPIIVAINKIDKPGANIEKIKQQLADRNVLVEEWGGRYQSVEISAKQGLHIDALLEKVLLEAEVLDLKANPNREARGVVIESQLDKGRGVTATVLIQKGTLRQGDIFVCGNQHGRVRAMFDERNKKMNEAPPSSPVLVLGFEGAPQAGDQFIVVDTERTAREIAVRRQQLKRELDSKQVHHITLDEISRQISIGGVSELPIIVKGDVDGSVEAVSDSLMKLSTEEVKVRVIHKGVGAISESDVLLANASNAIIIGFHVRPHMNARKLAETQKVDIRIYNIIYDAINEVKQALEGMLSPILSEEITSSVEVRDTFKVPKIGTVAGCYVIEGKITRNDRIRVIRDGLVIFTGEISSLKRFKDDVKEVDTNYECGISVQNFNDIKTGDIIEGFKVVETKKKLE
- the nusA gene encoding transcription termination factor NusA, which translates into the protein MNADIVESFAAMVREKGVDKDVLHGIIEDIFGLLVRKKYGEEANYSVVVNMDRGDIEIFLVREIVEEVENPEKQISLEEVNRLGNEDELDVGDEYVEQLKLATFGRRLINLAKQNLNQRIREIEKEIILNEYKRLVGEIVIGDIYQIRKNDVLVNHNKNELMLPREEQIPHERYYKGNTIRAIVKEVRRGKSGPEIIISRADTELLRRLIELEVPEVYDGIIELRKIARQAGERAKVAVESMDKRVDPVGACVGMKGVRIHSIIKELAGENIDVFAYSDDPVIMIQRALAPGKLKSIELDEVNKNAVIFAEASQAAMIVGRNGVNIRLAMQVTGYNIDFHRIEKDIEDYEDGVELIECKRELGAEVYETLINNRLDTVKDAIKAGKEKLLEIFEDDEEQVDRILDILKNRMQD
- a CDS encoding response regulator, producing the protein MKFRDFKIGARLATGFGIVVFLILCSLVVSIYNINTLSEQTTLLYRHPFTVTNTIKMVDIESERMRRILNKLIIFPESHDSLIAEIDSSNHRILSYFPVLRERFLGDKQDIDDLEFAYSKVEKSYQAVIDALEEGKVEKAKSILVTSEVVVIKFEHELTDVLNFANNKANSFYENSQVVEADTKILTYFFLLVLMLTSGLTGYLITRGIRKPVDLISKKVKLIEAGEFYSKIDYDSKDELGALAKTINQVSDSLGDYTAKAEIQNWQKSGINSLNETLRGEPKVSELADRASAFLCEYTGAFICAFYVTDSDEEYLTLAGGFAVSDVERANNTVKFKEGLTGECAASRRHLHVRNVKDSHFFISSATGKSLPSEIFLFPLVYAEKLYGIVELGKYGIFSTREIEFLLSTSAIIGAAVNSSKSRESLTDLLMKTQQLAEELQVQQEELRSSNEKLEVQQEELRAANEELEEQTTALKFSEERLKSQQEELEVINEELEEKNESLQKQKADIQLAREELEIKAEELAIASKYKSEFLANMSHELRTPLNSLLILSKMLGDNKKGNLTEDEVESAEVIYRSGSDLLNLINEILDLSKIEAGKMELHIEKVPVEIIRRNVESTFKHSAAHKGLEFDLSIGEHIPDSIETDKQRLEQILKNLISNAIKFTKTGKVTVRIDMPKASDNLFRSGLNRNECVAITVADTGIGIPLEKQKVIFEAFQQADGGTSREFGGTGLGLSISRELSHILGGEIQVESIPGTGSSFTLFLPLKFPGQNTPKAAAVPVILPKTKVPEEVVVAPVKIDKPQKISVTDDRKEITEKDKVVLIIEDDPDFAKLLFKECKEKNLKGIIALTGYEGLELALRFLPMAILLDLGLPDINGIDILTRLKESSKTRHIPVHIVSGANTVREALNKGAIGYLAKPVAKEDIDDAITRLEEFSNKKVKDILLIEDDTNLQRSISRLIGDSDVNISTVETGGEAIKVLADGHFDLMILDLGLPDMTGFELLQSLEQFETNLPPVIVYTGRDLSKEEDAELRNYADSIIIKGVRSEERLLDETSLFLHRLVNKMPENKKRMILDLHETDQLFKGKKVLIVDDDMRNVFALSKLLSDKGMNILKAENGRKAIEIISSEPEIDLVIMDIMMPEMDGYETIRRIRAKEEFYDIPIIAVTAKAMKKDYQDCIAAGASDYLPKPVDIERLFSIMRVWLYR